A window from Leptothermofonsia sichuanensis E412 encodes these proteins:
- the gyrA gene encoding DNA gyrase subunit A, translating into MTFAQEPPQDRIVPTDLRNEMQRSYLEYAMSVIVGRALPDARDGLKPVHRRILYAMHELGLSPDRPFRKCARVVGEVLGKYHPHGDTAVYDALVRMAQDFSMRSPLIDGHGNFGSVDNDPPAAMRYTECRLRAITTEGMLQDIESETVDFIDNFDGSQQEPIVLPARIPQLLLNGSSGIAVGMATNIPPHNLGELVDGLIALIRNPEITNLELMQYIPGPDFPTGAQILGRTGIREAYTTGRGSIIMRGVASIETIEHRGRPDREAIIVTELPYQTNKAALIEKIAELVNDKKIDGISDIRDESDRDGMRIVIELKRDAYPRVVLNNLYKQTPLQANFGANMLALVNGEPQVLTLRQFLEVFLEFRVETITRRTRYRLRKAEERDHLLQGLLIALDNLDAIISLIRGAADTPTAKQELITSYSLSEAQADAILQMQLRRLTALEADKIHQEHEELQTQIADLQDILARRERIFDIIIEEVTALKEAHATPRRSSLEQAEDEIGDVDLIANERAVILLTEQGYVKRMPVNTFESQSRATKGKAGTRMKEDDAVEHFLTCRDHDSVLFFSDRGVVYCLKAYQIPTGSRTSRGTPIVQLLPIPRNEKITSVIPVTEFTEDEYLVMLTTGGYIKKTALAAFGNIRTNGLIAISLEEGDQLRWVRRAREQDTILIGSSLGKAIHFRANHEQLRPLGRATRGVRAMSLREGDSLVGMAILPSQIVADLAQELESASESDEETLETETVSLGPWVLIVTTGGFGKRVPVSQFRLQNRAGMGLVATKFRKPGDRLAALHIVNEDDELMIITNRGIIIRQSVNAISSQSRPATGVRVQRLDEEDAIAAVALVPTSGEEAAALEESESAEE; encoded by the coding sequence ATGACGTTTGCCCAGGAGCCGCCTCAGGATCGGATCGTCCCGACGGATTTACGGAACGAAATGCAGCGGTCTTACCTGGAATATGCCATGAGCGTGATTGTGGGGCGGGCGCTGCCAGATGCCAGGGATGGGCTGAAGCCAGTGCATCGTCGAATTCTTTACGCCATGCATGAGTTGGGCTTGTCGCCTGATCGTCCCTTCCGTAAGTGTGCCCGTGTTGTGGGGGAAGTGCTGGGTAAATACCACCCTCACGGGGACACGGCTGTTTATGATGCCCTGGTGCGGATGGCTCAGGACTTTTCGATGCGATCGCCCCTGATTGACGGACATGGCAACTTTGGGTCTGTGGATAATGACCCACCTGCTGCCATGCGTTATACCGAATGTCGTCTGCGGGCAATCACCACAGAGGGAATGCTGCAAGACATCGAATCAGAAACCGTTGATTTTATCGATAATTTCGATGGTTCTCAACAGGAGCCAATCGTGCTGCCTGCCCGCATTCCCCAGTTACTCTTGAATGGGTCGTCCGGGATCGCGGTGGGTATGGCGACTAACATTCCCCCCCATAACCTGGGTGAATTGGTAGATGGATTGATTGCCCTGATCCGGAACCCGGAGATTACCAATCTGGAATTGATGCAGTATATCCCTGGTCCTGACTTTCCTACCGGAGCGCAAATCCTGGGTAGAACTGGCATCCGAGAAGCCTACACCACCGGGCGCGGCTCAATCATCATGCGGGGAGTTGCCAGCATTGAAACGATCGAACACCGGGGACGCCCTGACCGGGAAGCGATCATCGTGACTGAGTTGCCTTATCAGACCAATAAGGCAGCCCTGATTGAGAAAATTGCTGAACTGGTTAACGATAAAAAGATTGATGGCATTTCCGACATTCGGGATGAGAGCGATCGCGACGGGATGCGCATTGTGATCGAGCTAAAGCGCGATGCCTATCCCCGTGTTGTCCTGAACAACCTCTATAAGCAGACTCCGCTCCAGGCAAACTTTGGGGCAAATATGCTGGCACTGGTCAATGGCGAACCCCAGGTTTTGACCCTGCGTCAATTCCTTGAGGTGTTCCTGGAGTTCCGGGTTGAGACGATTACCCGTCGGACTCGCTACCGTCTGCGTAAAGCAGAAGAACGGGATCACCTGCTCCAGGGCTTGCTGATTGCGCTGGATAACCTGGATGCCATTATCAGCCTGATTCGAGGAGCCGCGGATACCCCCACGGCAAAACAGGAGTTGATCACCTCCTATAGCCTGTCAGAGGCACAGGCAGACGCCATTTTGCAAATGCAACTCCGCCGCCTGACCGCCCTCGAAGCAGACAAGATCCACCAGGAGCATGAAGAACTCCAGACCCAAATTGCCGATTTGCAGGATATCCTGGCCCGGCGGGAGCGGATTTTCGACATCATTATTGAAGAAGTAACGGCCCTTAAGGAAGCTCACGCAACACCTCGCCGCTCATCATTGGAGCAGGCTGAAGATGAGATTGGTGATGTAGACTTGATTGCCAATGAGCGAGCTGTAATTTTGCTGACCGAACAGGGCTACGTCAAGCGGATGCCCGTGAATACATTTGAGTCCCAAAGTCGGGCTACCAAAGGAAAAGCGGGTACCCGCATGAAAGAGGATGATGCCGTAGAGCATTTCCTCACCTGTCGTGACCATGACAGTGTGTTGTTCTTTAGCGATCGCGGGGTCGTCTACTGCCTCAAGGCGTACCAGATTCCCACAGGTTCCCGCACCTCCCGCGGCACTCCCATTGTGCAACTATTGCCCATTCCCAGAAACGAGAAAATTACTTCCGTGATTCCGGTGACAGAGTTTACCGAAGATGAATACCTGGTGATGCTGACCACAGGTGGCTACATCAAGAAAACTGCCCTGGCTGCCTTTGGCAACATTCGCACCAATGGGCTGATTGCCATCTCCCTGGAAGAAGGCGACCAACTGCGGTGGGTGCGCCGCGCCCGGGAGCAGGATACGATCCTGATTGGCTCCAGCCTGGGCAAAGCCATTCACTTTCGGGCAAACCATGAACAGTTACGCCCCCTGGGACGGGCAACGCGAGGAGTGCGTGCCATGTCTCTCAGGGAGGGGGACAGTCTGGTTGGAATGGCGATTCTTCCCAGTCAGATTGTGGCTGATCTGGCCCAGGAACTGGAATCTGCCAGTGAGAGCGATGAAGAGACGCTGGAAACGGAAACCGTCAGTCTGGGTCCCTGGGTATTGATTGTGACAACGGGTGGATTTGGCAAACGTGTCCCGGTTTCCCAGTTCCGCCTGCAAAACCGGGCAGGGATGGGACTGGTGGCAACCAAGTTCCGCAAGCCAGGGGACCGTCTGGCAGCCCTCCACATCGTTAATGAAGACGATGAACTGATGATCATTACCAATCGGGGCATTATTATTCGTCAGTCAGTGAATGCCATTTCGTCCCAGTCCCGTCCAGCAACCGGGGTGCGCGTCCAACGATTGGATGAGGAGGATGCGATCGCAGCCGTTGCCCTCGTCCCGACCTCTGGAGAAGAAGCGGCTGCCCTGGAAGAAAGTGAATCAGCGGAAGAATAA
- a CDS encoding DUF2730 domain-containing protein, with translation MHRAISLIGTVTTLSGLVLSGLVLPGLAPVAVAQSSEFGSSDDLQGLQEKSIQTIDPRIYSESPSSIANSPTADDQTRLQLDRNLELIIRPERGTSPVGVYPTDNTSAGNQFQLRYQLEP, from the coding sequence ATGCATCGAGCAATCTCGTTGATTGGTACGGTTACCACACTGTCTGGTTTGGTCCTGTCTGGTTTAGTCTTGCCTGGTTTAGCCCCAGTTGCGGTTGCTCAGTCGTCTGAGTTCGGCTCCTCAGACGATCTTCAGGGACTTCAGGAAAAATCGATTCAAACGATTGATCCCAGGATTTACTCTGAATCTCCATCCAGTATCGCGAATAGTCCCACAGCAGATGATCAGACCCGTCTGCAATTAGACAGAAACCTTGAGTTGATAATTCGACCTGAGCGGGGTACCAGCCCAGTTGGTGTTTATCCAACCGACAATACATCAGCCGGTAATCAGTTTCAGCTACGCTACCAGTTAGAGCCATAG
- a CDS encoding SLBB domain-containing protein: MSSIGLVKFALVAIAMSKASFLIPQRFLHSASQLTLAGLWGLTFLLPQTLAAPTTATIPPPNGVAAQSNANYEDGYLLGAGDRVKIDFFSVAEYTGEYQVLPNGTINLPLIGAVPVQGNTLRQASNAIAVRYQPYLTRPIITISLVAARPITVAIAGEVNRPGSYTVPAAATGENTNVPILTRLIRLAGGTTQAADIRQIEIRRQRSTHLNGSEVLKVDLAQLVQAGDIQQDLRLRDGDSILIPSITTVNLNEAQRLATTNFAAATNRPLRIAVVGEVNRPGPYTLSEKPEAPAEGTTSVGANVQVPTVTQAIQTAGGITQSADIRNIQVRRMTRTGPEQLIPINFWSLLQSGDLRQDLPLQDGDTIVIPTATALSASEATSLASASFAPNRITINVVGEVVKPGPVEVPPNTPLNQGLLAAGGFNNRARKRSVTFIRLNPNGTVTQRTIEVDFSESINEANNPALRNNDTIIVGKSAIAGITDTLGSFLSPVTGVLGLFRLLGF; this comes from the coding sequence ATGAGTTCGATTGGTTTGGTCAAGTTTGCACTGGTTGCGATCGCCATGTCTAAAGCAAGTTTTTTGATCCCTCAACGATTTCTGCATTCAGCCAGCCAACTCACTCTGGCTGGACTGTGGGGGCTGACTTTTTTACTGCCCCAGACCCTTGCCGCTCCCACAACCGCAACGATTCCTCCGCCCAATGGGGTTGCGGCCCAAAGCAACGCTAACTATGAAGATGGTTACCTTTTGGGAGCGGGCGATCGGGTAAAAATTGACTTTTTCAGCGTGGCGGAATACACAGGTGAGTATCAGGTATTGCCCAATGGCACCATCAATCTGCCCCTGATTGGGGCTGTTCCTGTGCAGGGGAATACCTTAAGGCAGGCGTCGAATGCCATTGCAGTCCGGTATCAGCCCTACCTGACGCGCCCCATCATTACTATCAGCCTGGTGGCTGCCCGCCCCATTACGGTTGCGATCGCAGGCGAGGTTAACCGTCCTGGTTCGTACACGGTTCCTGCTGCCGCTACTGGAGAGAATACCAATGTGCCGATCTTGACCCGCCTGATCAGGCTGGCAGGGGGTACCACCCAGGCGGCAGATATTCGCCAGATTGAAATTCGGCGTCAACGCTCAACTCACTTAAATGGGAGCGAAGTGCTCAAAGTCGATCTGGCTCAACTCGTACAGGCAGGGGACATTCAGCAAGATCTGCGTCTGCGCGATGGTGACAGTATCCTGATCCCATCCATCACAACCGTTAATCTGAATGAGGCTCAACGGTTGGCAACGACTAACTTTGCCGCTGCCACCAATCGACCTTTGCGTATTGCTGTGGTGGGAGAGGTCAACCGTCCCGGTCCTTACACCCTGAGTGAAAAACCAGAAGCTCCTGCGGAAGGCACAACATCAGTGGGAGCCAATGTGCAGGTGCCCACAGTAACGCAGGCAATCCAAACGGCTGGAGGCATTACTCAATCTGCGGATATTCGCAACATTCAGGTGCGGCGAATGACCCGCACAGGTCCAGAACAGCTAATCCCAATCAATTTCTGGAGTTTGCTTCAGTCAGGCGATTTACGCCAGGATTTACCACTTCAGGATGGGGATACGATTGTGATTCCAACGGCAACAGCGTTAAGTGCCAGTGAAGCCACCAGCCTTGCCTCTGCCAGTTTTGCACCCAACCGGATCACAATTAACGTGGTGGGTGAAGTAGTAAAACCCGGTCCCGTTGAGGTGCCACCTAACACCCCGCTGAATCAGGGTTTACTGGCAGCTGGCGGATTTAACAATCGTGCCCGCAAGCGCTCTGTCACCTTTATTCGCCTCAATCCTAATGGAACAGTGACACAGCGCACAATTGAGGTTGACTTCTCAGAAAGCATCAATGAAGCGAATAACCCAGCATTACGCAATAATGACACCATCATTGTTGGAAAATCAGCGATCGCGGGAATTACAGATACCCTTGGCAGCTTTTTGTCACCCGTGACCGGTGTACTTGGTTTATTCAGACTCCTGGGATTTTGA
- a CDS encoding IS4 family transposase has protein sequence MQQITEFRQVLQPLLGWHGARLAFVAQFLIALLRTRTVNLSELAASFCGSAQIPSNYKRLQRFFSDFDLDYAAIARAVVCLMGIPQPWVLAIDRTEWSFGGSVFNILTLGICHQGISFPVVFLMLDNRGNSNTQERIDLLNEFFTIFGEDVRLRCLTSDREFVGREWIGYLLEDEPIPFRGRIRETETLSDGSKALNGRVLFADLKAGETKILRKRRQVWGHWVYVVGLRLDTQELLILVTNHSPHSALKDYALRWNLETLFGAFKTRGFCLEATHFIDDYRVRKLFALLTLALCWVMRTGVWRQAHKTIQLKSHGRKAQSLFRYGLDYLHNLLVNLDHKLDEFLDNLKLLSCT, from the coding sequence ATGCAACAGATTACCGAATTTCGCCAAGTTTTGCAGCCCCTCCTCGGTTGGCATGGTGCGCGGCTGGCATTTGTGGCTCAATTTCTGATCGCCCTGCTACGAACCCGTACGGTGAATCTGAGCGAATTGGCTGCTAGCTTTTGTGGTTCCGCCCAAATTCCGTCGAACTACAAGCGTCTCCAGCGCTTCTTTAGCGACTTTGATCTCGATTATGCGGCGATTGCCCGTGCCGTGGTCTGCCTGATGGGGATCCCGCAGCCTTGGGTGCTCGCCATAGACCGCACCGAATGGAGCTTTGGCGGTAGCGTTTTCAACATTCTCACCCTGGGCATTTGCCATCAGGGTATTTCCTTTCCGGTGGTGTTTCTGATGCTGGACAACCGCGGCAATTCCAACACCCAAGAGCGCATCGATTTGCTCAACGAATTCTTCACGATTTTTGGCGAGGATGTCCGCCTGCGGTGCCTGACGAGCGACCGCGAATTTGTTGGGCGGGAGTGGATTGGCTATTTGCTCGAAGATGAGCCAATCCCGTTTCGGGGGCGGATTCGCGAAACTGAAACGCTCAGTGATGGCAGCAAAGCCCTGAATGGCCGCGTCCTCTTTGCCGATCTCAAAGCGGGTGAAACCAAGATTTTACGCAAACGCCGTCAAGTGTGGGGACATTGGGTGTATGTCGTTGGTCTGCGGCTTGACACCCAGGAATTACTGATTTTGGTCACCAACCATTCACCCCATTCAGCCCTCAAAGATTACGCCCTGCGGTGGAATTTAGAAACCCTGTTCGGTGCGTTCAAAACTCGGGGCTTCTGCCTCGAAGCGACCCATTTTATTGATGACTACCGAGTCCGCAAGCTCTTTGCGCTCCTCACATTGGCGTTATGTTGGGTGATGCGAACGGGGGTGTGGCGGCAGGCGCACAAAACGATTCAACTCAAGTCCCATGGGCGCAAAGCCCAGAGTCTATTCCGATATGGCTTAGATTACTTGCACAACCTACTCGTTAATCTTGACCATAAATTAGATGAGTTCTTGGACAATCTCAAACTTTTGTCCTGTACTTAG
- a CDS encoding glycosyltransferase yields MRVALVHDYLTQRGGAERVFELLCKRYPEADIFTSLYDSERTIDLSDRLVQTTVLQKIPGAAKHFRLLAPLYFPVFRTLGLHDYDLIISSSSSFAKAVRKRPDARHICFCHNVTRFLWDTQTYLREYTAYRRFYPIIDRAFDLLRRMDLKYAQEPDLYIANSSVVADRIQTTYKKPVVVINYPIDSNQFVFSEQKEEFYLASTRLISYKRIDVVVEAFNWLGLPLLITGDGPERQRLESQAMGNIQFLGHVSDEERTQLMAKTQAVVVAALEDYGLVPVEANASGTPVIAYGAGGVLDTQIAEQTGVLFNRQTPEALQAALLRATKINWNYQKIRDHALTHFSEDAFFRKVDQFFREVYS; encoded by the coding sequence ATGAGAGTTGCTTTAGTTCACGATTATCTGACTCAGCGCGGTGGAGCGGAGCGTGTTTTTGAACTGCTTTGTAAACGCTACCCCGAAGCAGACATTTTTACCTCACTCTACGATTCGGAGCGAACGATTGATTTGAGCGATCGCCTGGTTCAGACCACGGTTTTGCAGAAAATTCCGGGAGCCGCCAAACACTTCAGGCTGTTAGCTCCCCTGTATTTCCCTGTATTTAGAACCCTTGGTTTGCATGACTACGATTTGATTATTAGTAGCAGCAGTAGCTTTGCCAAGGCAGTGCGCAAGCGCCCAGATGCTCGCCATATTTGCTTCTGCCACAACGTCACCCGATTTCTCTGGGACACACAAACCTATCTACGGGAGTATACCGCTTACAGAAGGTTTTATCCCATAATCGACAGAGCATTTGACTTATTGCGACGAATGGATTTGAAATATGCTCAGGAACCTGATTTGTATATTGCAAATTCCAGTGTGGTGGCTGATCGGATTCAAACCACTTACAAAAAGCCAGTGGTGGTGATCAATTATCCAATCGATAGCAATCAATTTGTCTTCTCAGAACAGAAGGAGGAATTTTATCTGGCATCGACTCGATTGATCAGTTACAAACGCATTGATGTGGTCGTCGAGGCATTTAACTGGTTGGGATTGCCTCTACTGATTACTGGAGACGGTCCAGAACGACAGCGTCTGGAGTCTCAGGCAATGGGAAACATCCAGTTTTTGGGGCATGTCAGCGACGAAGAACGCACTCAACTGATGGCAAAAACCCAGGCAGTGGTGGTGGCAGCATTAGAAGATTATGGGTTGGTGCCTGTTGAGGCAAATGCCAGTGGGACGCCTGTGATTGCCTATGGTGCAGGTGGTGTGCTGGATACTCAAATTGCTGAACAAACGGGTGTTTTGTTCAATCGCCAGACCCCAGAAGCATTACAGGCAGCTTTGTTAAGAGCAACGAAGATTAACTGGAACTACCAGAAGATTCGGGATCATGCGCTGACCCATTTTTCTGAGGATGCTTTTTTTAGAAAGGTGGATCAGTTTTTCAGGGAGGTTTACAGCTAA
- a CDS encoding GumC family protein: MVGARYQTWYGTNSYPTQSEQSEQSVMDGVFFVGGVISVTVDHYVGAVESDPGYGQLAAVLWRRRFLLLLIFLGVLSAAALYTFTRKPIYQSSMQLLVEPNYQGKRDTSAENQFADSNIEIDNSTQLAQMRSSQLLQRAVTLLQAEYPRLTAEEVQNSLVLVQLEEAKVKTKIFQAVYTSDDPVKTQKVLQAIQQVYQDYNREQQKLRLTRGLSFVNEQLPVLEDQVEQAERSLEQFRRSQNVVDPDAQSRAIVDSLTSIQRERQLNQAEIRQAQARFLELRQRVNQSPQQALVATRLSQSSRFQSLLNEIQKTELSLVQQRVRFRDRSPFVQEVLDQRQRQLALLSSEVGRILGNRATGAAISGDLLHQGQLGETDIRLVNEMVEAQVNLVSLNARSQSLAASEQALTAELRRFPGLLAEYNRLQPQVQLRRDTLQQLLKARQEIALEIARGGFDWQVVEQPKLGEQRGPNLSRNLMLGAIAGLMLGSLAAFVRDGMDDSIRDPDELKKHTSLPLLGTISSLTGPDSSSVLSRLKGKPLTPSMMQVIYWPPFREAVDLVYRNIQFMPTADGLRSLVVTSSLAGEGKSTLALGLAISAARLHKRVLLIDADLRRPTLHQQLGLSNEQGLSTLLTDDTPLPGWGEIPLSYRYRDLPISLLTAGPVPLDPAKLLSSQRMAELIAVFERSYDLVVLDAPPVLGIVDALLEASFCDGVVFVSRLGQVTRRELTQATAILTRLNLLGIVANGANPAISPYFAYERKLQSMVP; encoded by the coding sequence GTGGTGGGTGCCCGATACCAGACATGGTACGGTACCAACTCGTACCCAACCCAATCGGAGCAGTCGGAGCAGTCGGTCATGGATGGGGTGTTTTTTGTGGGAGGAGTAATCTCTGTGACAGTAGATCACTACGTCGGAGCGGTTGAATCCGATCCTGGCTATGGACAACTGGCGGCTGTGCTCTGGCGACGGCGATTCCTGCTGCTGCTGATTTTTCTAGGAGTGCTGTCAGCCGCAGCGCTGTATACGTTTACCCGAAAGCCCATTTATCAAAGTTCAATGCAATTGCTGGTTGAGCCAAACTACCAGGGCAAACGGGATACCAGTGCTGAAAACCAGTTTGCTGACTCCAATATTGAGATTGACAACTCCACCCAGCTGGCACAAATGCGGAGTTCCCAACTTCTGCAACGGGCGGTGACTTTGTTGCAGGCAGAGTATCCTCGCCTGACCGCTGAGGAGGTGCAAAACTCGCTGGTCTTAGTGCAGTTGGAAGAAGCGAAGGTCAAGACCAAGATTTTTCAGGCTGTTTACACCAGTGACGATCCGGTTAAAACCCAGAAAGTCCTACAGGCAATTCAGCAGGTTTACCAGGACTATAACCGGGAGCAACAAAAGTTGCGGCTGACCCGTGGGCTTTCCTTTGTCAATGAGCAATTACCTGTTCTGGAAGACCAGGTGGAGCAGGCAGAGCGATCGCTGGAGCAGTTTCGCCGCAGCCAGAATGTGGTGGATCCCGATGCCCAGTCCAGGGCGATCGTCGATTCGCTAACCAGCATCCAGCGTGAGCGCCAACTGAACCAGGCTGAAATTCGCCAGGCACAGGCTCGTTTCCTGGAATTACGGCAACGGGTAAACCAGTCGCCCCAACAGGCATTAGTGGCAACCCGGTTGAGTCAGTCTTCCCGCTTTCAATCCCTGTTGAATGAGATTCAGAAAACGGAACTATCCCTGGTGCAACAGCGGGTGCGGTTCAGGGATCGATCGCCCTTTGTTCAGGAAGTCCTGGATCAGCGGCAGCGGCAACTGGCTTTACTGTCTTCAGAAGTTGGGCGAATTCTGGGCAATCGCGCAACTGGAGCAGCCATCTCTGGGGATTTACTGCATCAGGGACAACTAGGTGAGACGGATATCAGGCTTGTGAACGAGATGGTAGAAGCCCAGGTCAATCTGGTTTCCTTAAATGCCCGTTCCCAGAGCCTGGCTGCATCGGAACAGGCACTCACGGCAGAGTTACGTCGATTTCCCGGTTTACTGGCAGAGTACAACCGGCTGCAACCCCAGGTACAACTCAGACGGGATACTCTGCAACAACTACTGAAAGCCAGACAGGAGATTGCTCTGGAAATTGCCCGGGGCGGGTTTGACTGGCAGGTTGTGGAGCAGCCTAAACTGGGCGAACAGCGGGGACCAAACCTGTCCCGCAATCTGATGCTGGGGGCGATCGCCGGACTGATGCTGGGCAGCCTGGCAGCCTTTGTGCGGGATGGCATGGATGATTCAATTCGTGACCCCGATGAGTTAAAAAAACATACCAGCCTGCCCCTGCTGGGAACAATTTCCAGTCTGACCGGGCCAGATTCATCATCTGTCCTGTCACGGCTGAAGGGAAAACCGCTGACGCCTTCCATGATGCAGGTAATCTACTGGCCGCCCTTTCGTGAAGCCGTGGATCTGGTTTACCGGAATATCCAGTTCATGCCAACTGCTGATGGGTTGAGATCGCTGGTGGTCACCTCATCCCTGGCAGGAGAAGGCAAGTCAACCCTGGCGCTTGGTCTGGCGATCAGTGCCGCCCGTCTGCACAAACGGGTGTTACTGATTGATGCCGATCTGCGTCGTCCCACGTTACATCAGCAATTGGGGCTATCCAATGAGCAGGGACTGTCAACCCTGCTGACAGACGACACTCCCCTTCCTGGTTGGGGTGAAATTCCATTGTCCTATCGCTATCGGGATCTGCCCATTTCACTGCTCACCGCCGGACCTGTGCCCCTCGATCCCGCCAAGCTGTTGAGTTCCCAACGGATGGCAGAGCTAATCGCTGTCTTTGAGCGTTCCTATGACCTGGTGGTGCTGGATGCTCCACCCGTTTTAGGTATTGTGGATGCCCTGTTAGAAGCCTCGTTCTGTGATGGAGTTGTTTTTGTCAGCCGCCTGGGTCAGGTGACCCGCCGTGAGTTGACACAGGCAACTGCCATCTTAACCAGGCTGAACCTGTTGGGGATTGTTGCCAATGGGGCAAATCCGGCAATCAGTCCCTACTTTGCCTACGAAAGAAAGCTACAGTCAATGGTTCCTTGA
- the hepC gene encoding heterocyst development glycosyltransferase HepC: protein MLSTEHQTLENSALDDPTLENLTLDLKPVPNRATQYKLKWRQKQLLVKLSRDLKVPCLPPLTEQSWLQDCLQRSPVHLVKLPLELPETELEFWADACAAAGKSVFLKLPGMAALPNKRSRIKWWIKRLTEWAIAALLLILFSPLMLILSWLIVTTSPGPVLFHQWRVGERGKLFRIYKFRTMVAGAEQLHHQVMVGQSGLHKLEHDPRITPLGVWMRRYSLDELPQLINVLRGEMSLVGPRPWALYDALRLSPTVRHRLNALPGITGIWQITRRATLRDLDAVNRIDLGYLGAWSFRQDLKILLLTIPKVLTGFGAY from the coding sequence ATGCTTTCGACTGAACATCAAACACTGGAAAATTCAGCCCTGGACGATCCAACACTGGAGAATCTAACACTGGACCTGAAACCAGTACCCAACCGGGCAACTCAATACAAGTTGAAGTGGCGACAAAAGCAACTTCTGGTAAAACTCAGCCGTGACCTGAAAGTACCCTGTTTACCCCCCTTAACCGAGCAATCCTGGTTGCAGGATTGCCTCCAGCGATCGCCCGTACATCTGGTCAAACTCCCACTGGAGCTGCCGGAGACCGAACTGGAATTTTGGGCAGATGCCTGTGCCGCTGCGGGCAAGTCTGTATTCCTCAAATTACCCGGTATGGCGGCATTGCCCAACAAGCGAAGCCGGATCAAGTGGTGGATTAAACGGCTGACCGAATGGGCGATCGCGGCTCTCTTGCTGATCCTGTTCAGTCCCCTGATGCTGATTCTCTCCTGGCTGATTGTCACTACTTCACCGGGACCAGTTTTGTTTCACCAGTGGCGTGTCGGCGAACGTGGCAAACTCTTCCGTATTTACAAATTCCGCACGATGGTAGCGGGAGCAGAGCAACTCCACCATCAGGTGATGGTGGGGCAGTCCGGTCTGCACAAGCTGGAGCATGACCCCCGCATTACTCCCCTGGGAGTCTGGATGCGGCGCTACAGCCTCGATGAACTTCCCCAACTGATCAACGTGCTGCGCGGCGAAATGAGCCTGGTTGGACCCCGCCCCTGGGCACTGTATGATGCCCTCCGCCTTAGCCCCACCGTGCGCCATCGGTTAAATGCCCTGCCAGGAATTACCGGAATCTGGCAGATTACCCGTCGGGCTACCCTGCGCGACCTGGATGCCGTGAACCGCATCGACCTGGGCTACCTCGGTGCCTGGTCCTTCCGCCAGGATCTGAAGATCCTCCTGCTCACGATTCCCAAAGTGCTGACCGGATTTGGTGCCTATTAG